In one Thiovulum sp. ES genomic region, the following are encoded:
- a CDS encoding ribosomal protein L13, bacterial type (PFAM: Ribosomal protein L13~TIGRFAM: ribosomal protein L13, bacterial type) codes for MEKFTKSIRKEDVKREWIVLDATDETFGRLISKTAHILRGKHKPTFTPNVDCGDYVVIVNASKVKFNGNNKMTDKKYHRHSGYFGSTKSETLAELLDKNPEKLYKLATRGMLPKTKLGKDMLKKLKVYEGDEHPHTAQVGKEG; via the coding sequence GTGGAAAAATTTACAAAAAGTATAAGAAAAGAAGATGTTAAAAGAGAGTGGATTGTTCTTGATGCAACAGATGAAACTTTCGGGCGATTAATTTCTAAAACAGCTCACATTCTTCGAGGAAAACATAAGCCAACATTTACTCCAAATGTTGATTGTGGAGACTATGTTGTTATCGTGAATGCTTCAAAAGTGAAGTTCAACGGAAACAATAAAATGACAGACAAAAAATATCACCGACACTCTGGTTATTTCGGTAGTACAAAAAGTGAAACACTTGCAGAACTACTTGACAAAAATCCAGAAAAGCTTTACAAATTAGCTACTCGGGGTATGCTTCCAAAAACAAAACTTGGAAAAGATATGCTTAAAAAACTAAAAGTTTATGAAGGTGATGAACACCCTCACACTGCTCAAGTTGGTAAAGAAGGATAA